Proteins encoded in a region of the Leopardus geoffroyi isolate Oge1 chromosome E2, O.geoffroyi_Oge1_pat1.0, whole genome shotgun sequence genome:
- the PVR gene encoding poliovirus receptor isoform X2 has translation MVWPPLLLSLLCLLWAPTRAGTGTVDVQAPAQVRGFLGDTVELLCKLPPLEHKVQVTQATWTRRTAAGDDLNVAVFHPTQGSSFPEPGRLEFVAARPGEELRDASLALRGLRAEDEANYTCRFAMFPDGSKSARTWLRVLAQPENTAETEEVPPGPLSLEPVPVARCASRGGRPPARISWSYPDGKANDSLVPGHLPGTFDVISLLTLTPSSQADGQNVTCKVEHESFKEAVLLSVTLAVPYPPEVSISGYDDNWYLGRSEATLNCDVRSKPEPTGYNWSTTRGPLPPSAEAHDSHLLIPTVDESINTTFICHVTNALGTGQAEMTVLIREPHEEEPQPVLSITIIVIVVIVAIVVTVFLVALLLIYFCGFGRSRWTPNSSSANGCISYTAVDLNASSSQDPPAENTR, from the exons ATGGTGTGGCCGCCGCTGCTGCTGTCGCTGCTGTGCCTGCTCTGGGCGCCCACGAGAGCAG GGACCGGGACGGTCGATGTGCAGGCGCCCGCGCAGGTGCGCGGCTTCCTGGGCGACACGGTGGAGCTGCTGTGCAAACTGCCGCCCCTGGAGCACAAAGTGCAGGTGACGCAGGCCACGTGGACGCGGCGGACGGCGGCGGGGGACGACCTCAACGTGGCGGTCTTccaccccacacagggctccagcTTCCCCGAGCCCGGGCGGCTGGAGTTTGTGGCCGCCAGGCCGGGCGAGGAGCTGCGGGACGCGTCGCTGGCCCTGCGAGGGTTGCGCGCCGAGGACGAGGCCAATTACACCTGCCGGTTCGCCATGTTCCCCGACGGCAGCAAGAGCGCGCGCACCTGGCTCCGCGTGCTGG CCCAGCCGGAGAACACGGCTGAGACGGAGGAGGTCCCGCCCGGCccgctcagcctggagcctgtgcccGTGGCCCGCTGCGCCTCCCGTGggggccgcccgcccgcccggatCTCCTGGTCATACCCGGACGGGAAGGCCAATGACAGCCTGGTGCCAGGACACTTGCCTGGCACATTCGACGTCATCAGCCTCTTAACCTTAACACCTTCCAGCCAGGCAGATGGCCAGAACGTCACCTGCAAAGTGGAGCATGAGAGCTTCAAGGAGGCCGTCCTGCTGTCTGTGACTCTCGCTGTGCCTT ATCCCCCTGAGGTCTCCATTTCCGGCTATGATGACAACTGGTACCTCGGCCGCAGCGAGGCCACCCTGAACTGTGATGTCCGCAGCAAACCAGAGCCCACAGGCTACAACTGGAGCAC GACCAGGGGTCCCCTGCCACCCTCCGCTGAGGCCCACGACTCGCACCTCCTGATCCCTACCGTGGACGAGTCAATCAACACGACTTTCATCTGCCACGTCACCAACGCCCTAGGGACTGGCCAGGCAGAAATGACCGTCCTGATCAGAG AACCTCACGAGGAAGAGCCACAACCAGTCCTGTCCATCACCATCATCGTGATCGTGGTGATCGTGGCGATCGTGGTGACCGTGTTCTTAGTGGCCCTGTTGCTGATTTATTTCTGCGGGTTCGGACGCTCCC gTTGGACCCCAAACAGCTCCTCTGCCAATGGC TGTATCTCCTACACAGCGGTGGACCTTAACGCCAGCTCTTCCCAGGACCCGCCCGCGGAGAACACCAGGTGA
- the PVR gene encoding poliovirus receptor isoform X1, producing the protein MVWPPLLLSLLCLLWAPTRAGTGTVDVQAPAQVRGFLGDTVELLCKLPPLEHKVQVTQATWTRRTAAGDDLNVAVFHPTQGSSFPEPGRLEFVAARPGEELRDASLALRGLRAEDEANYTCRFAMFPDGSKSARTWLRVLAQPENTAETEEVPPGPLSLEPVPVARCASRGGRPPARISWSYPDGKANDSLVPGHLPGTFDVISLLTLTPSSQADGQNVTCKVEHESFKEAVLLSVTLAVPYPPEVSISGYDDNWYLGRSEATLNCDVRSKPEPTGYNWSTTRGPLPPSAEAHDSHLLIPTVDESINTTFICHVTNALGTGQAEMTVLIRAEPHEEEPQPVLSITIIVIVVIVAIVVTVFLVALLLIYFCGFGRSRWTPNSSSANGCISYTAVDLNASSSQDPPAENTR; encoded by the exons ATGGTGTGGCCGCCGCTGCTGCTGTCGCTGCTGTGCCTGCTCTGGGCGCCCACGAGAGCAG GGACCGGGACGGTCGATGTGCAGGCGCCCGCGCAGGTGCGCGGCTTCCTGGGCGACACGGTGGAGCTGCTGTGCAAACTGCCGCCCCTGGAGCACAAAGTGCAGGTGACGCAGGCCACGTGGACGCGGCGGACGGCGGCGGGGGACGACCTCAACGTGGCGGTCTTccaccccacacagggctccagcTTCCCCGAGCCCGGGCGGCTGGAGTTTGTGGCCGCCAGGCCGGGCGAGGAGCTGCGGGACGCGTCGCTGGCCCTGCGAGGGTTGCGCGCCGAGGACGAGGCCAATTACACCTGCCGGTTCGCCATGTTCCCCGACGGCAGCAAGAGCGCGCGCACCTGGCTCCGCGTGCTGG CCCAGCCGGAGAACACGGCTGAGACGGAGGAGGTCCCGCCCGGCccgctcagcctggagcctgtgcccGTGGCCCGCTGCGCCTCCCGTGggggccgcccgcccgcccggatCTCCTGGTCATACCCGGACGGGAAGGCCAATGACAGCCTGGTGCCAGGACACTTGCCTGGCACATTCGACGTCATCAGCCTCTTAACCTTAACACCTTCCAGCCAGGCAGATGGCCAGAACGTCACCTGCAAAGTGGAGCATGAGAGCTTCAAGGAGGCCGTCCTGCTGTCTGTGACTCTCGCTGTGCCTT ATCCCCCTGAGGTCTCCATTTCCGGCTATGATGACAACTGGTACCTCGGCCGCAGCGAGGCCACCCTGAACTGTGATGTCCGCAGCAAACCAGAGCCCACAGGCTACAACTGGAGCAC GACCAGGGGTCCCCTGCCACCCTCCGCTGAGGCCCACGACTCGCACCTCCTGATCCCTACCGTGGACGAGTCAATCAACACGACTTTCATCTGCCACGTCACCAACGCCCTAGGGACTGGCCAGGCAGAAATGACCGTCCTGATCAGAG CAGAACCTCACGAGGAAGAGCCACAACCAGTCCTGTCCATCACCATCATCGTGATCGTGGTGATCGTGGCGATCGTGGTGACCGTGTTCTTAGTGGCCCTGTTGCTGATTTATTTCTGCGGGTTCGGACGCTCCC gTTGGACCCCAAACAGCTCCTCTGCCAATGGC TGTATCTCCTACACAGCGGTGGACCTTAACGCCAGCTCTTCCCAGGACCCGCCCGCGGAGAACACCAGGTGA
- the PVR gene encoding poliovirus receptor isoform X3, which produces MVWPPLLLSLLCLLWAPTRAGTGTVDVQAPAQVRGFLGDTVELLCKLPPLEHKVQVTQATWTRRTAAGDDLNVAVFHPTQGSSFPEPGRLEFVAARPGEELRDASLALRGLRAEDEANYTCRFAMFPDGSKSARTWLRVLAQPENTAETEEVPPGPLSLEPVPVARCASRGGRPPARISWSYPDGKANDSLVPGHLPGTFDVISLLTLTPSSQADGQNVTCKVEHESFKEAVLLSVTLAVPYPPEVSISGYDDNWYLGRSEATLNCDVRSKPEPTGYNWSTTRGPLPPSAEAHDSHLLIPTVDESINTTFICHVTNALGTGQAEMTVLIRVHRSPTPNSLSKKNGT; this is translated from the exons ATGGTGTGGCCGCCGCTGCTGCTGTCGCTGCTGTGCCTGCTCTGGGCGCCCACGAGAGCAG GGACCGGGACGGTCGATGTGCAGGCGCCCGCGCAGGTGCGCGGCTTCCTGGGCGACACGGTGGAGCTGCTGTGCAAACTGCCGCCCCTGGAGCACAAAGTGCAGGTGACGCAGGCCACGTGGACGCGGCGGACGGCGGCGGGGGACGACCTCAACGTGGCGGTCTTccaccccacacagggctccagcTTCCCCGAGCCCGGGCGGCTGGAGTTTGTGGCCGCCAGGCCGGGCGAGGAGCTGCGGGACGCGTCGCTGGCCCTGCGAGGGTTGCGCGCCGAGGACGAGGCCAATTACACCTGCCGGTTCGCCATGTTCCCCGACGGCAGCAAGAGCGCGCGCACCTGGCTCCGCGTGCTGG CCCAGCCGGAGAACACGGCTGAGACGGAGGAGGTCCCGCCCGGCccgctcagcctggagcctgtgcccGTGGCCCGCTGCGCCTCCCGTGggggccgcccgcccgcccggatCTCCTGGTCATACCCGGACGGGAAGGCCAATGACAGCCTGGTGCCAGGACACTTGCCTGGCACATTCGACGTCATCAGCCTCTTAACCTTAACACCTTCCAGCCAGGCAGATGGCCAGAACGTCACCTGCAAAGTGGAGCATGAGAGCTTCAAGGAGGCCGTCCTGCTGTCTGTGACTCTCGCTGTGCCTT ATCCCCCTGAGGTCTCCATTTCCGGCTATGATGACAACTGGTACCTCGGCCGCAGCGAGGCCACCCTGAACTGTGATGTCCGCAGCAAACCAGAGCCCACAGGCTACAACTGGAGCAC GACCAGGGGTCCCCTGCCACCCTCCGCTGAGGCCCACGACTCGCACCTCCTGATCCCTACCGTGGACGAGTCAATCAACACGACTTTCATCTGCCACGTCACCAACGCCCTAGGGACTGGCCAGGCAGAAATGACCGTCCTGATCAGAG TTCATAGAAGCCCAACCCCGAATAGTCTAAGCAAGAAAAACGGGACTTGA